The proteins below are encoded in one region of Parvicella tangerina:
- a CDS encoding radical SAM protein yields the protein MFRPPSEGRSLIIQVTLGCSWNKCSFCEMYTSKHFTVRKQEDVFQDIEAFKPWADQITKVFLADGDPLVLSNKKLMPILEKINATFPNLRRISTYASPSNINRKSDEDLKELQDAGLQLLYVGIESGDDATLEAIQKGETFESTVTGINKAQRVGMDTSVMIITGVGGRYHTEQHAVRSAEVLNAIQPKFASTLVLTAHKGLEHYKSRFKGEFIELNLTEQLDEMKRFMEKVELKNTIFRSDHASNRLVLKGVLGKDKERFLAQIEQAIQDPYGKTRQVYGGY from the coding sequence TTGTTTAGACCCCCAAGTGAGGGTCGGTCTTTGATCATTCAGGTAACGCTTGGCTGTTCATGGAACAAGTGTTCGTTCTGTGAAATGTATACCAGTAAACATTTTACTGTAAGAAAACAAGAGGACGTTTTTCAAGATATTGAAGCATTTAAACCCTGGGCTGATCAAATCACAAAAGTTTTTCTGGCAGATGGAGACCCATTAGTATTGTCGAATAAGAAACTGATGCCCATTTTGGAAAAGATCAATGCTACTTTTCCAAACTTAAGACGCATCTCAACTTATGCCTCTCCTTCAAATATTAATCGAAAATCAGACGAGGACTTGAAGGAGCTTCAGGATGCAGGACTTCAGCTGCTTTATGTCGGCATTGAATCAGGTGATGATGCAACTTTAGAGGCTATTCAAAAGGGGGAGACTTTTGAAAGCACAGTTACAGGAATTAACAAGGCGCAAAGGGTCGGGATGGATACGTCAGTAATGATTATTACTGGAGTCGGGGGTAGATACCACACAGAGCAACATGCTGTCCGATCTGCGGAAGTCTTGAACGCTATTCAACCCAAGTTCGCTTCAACTTTGGTGCTTACAGCCCATAAAGGACTAGAGCATTATAAATCACGTTTTAAAGGTGAGTTTATTGAGCTCAATCTCACTGAGCAATTAGATGAGATGAAGAGGTTTATGGAGAAAGTGGAGTTAAAGAATACGATCTTTAGAAGCGATCATGCTTCCAATCGTTTGGTGCTTAAAGGCGTTTTAGGTAAGGATAAAGAGAGGTTTCTTGCTCAAATCGAACAGGCTATTCAAGACCCGTATGGTAAAACGAGGCAAGTGTATGGAGGTTACTAG
- a CDS encoding acyltransferase family protein has translation MIKDSHSSINLKKYSIPIDGLRAIAVLAVIINHFKDFLLPSGYLGVDVFFVISGFVITSSLLNRKKTDLKSFFIGFYKRRVKRLVPALLFCFVIASLCISFFSLQPNRYISTGLLSIPGLSNFNLYLNAVDYWGESSKLNPFTHTWSLAVEEQFYYFYPLIIWLLFARRTAKEKDHSKSLFATIFILSLVSLGLYLYTIDTNPMGAYFLMPFRFWEIGLGCLLFFHLKRGNNDLVSRIIYKTPLTFLLLITLMIFLLPKNDTGWTTLSIGFVSYLTILKIKLCELDKLREFKVLDNPLMVYLGKISYSLYLWHWVILTIARWTIGVSITTLPILIVLFFGLSMISYHLIEMPLRHTSWRREIKPKLTLGLLMVPFLLIVYSFKFSTINRFYAGKVQEVTVDEHHNSLEPTIDNPKCSKIRVFGNSHSIHILPMLKVIADKYGIEIIKNNDPNYILIPNGTMEDMPKLDAALASLKKDDILILSSRMRYLYEIPYLNGSGEKYIDHSEIKLEQGFGYDMWVKELTEVLNKTRERGINVILFLPNVEFDVPVPNNTEICTPQWFRNISPECNPVAKKDFLESRFPEKWYAKMKQLSQENSHLFLFNPLPIYCPEGDNCPRTIEGVIAFRDTHHLTKEGALLMLDHFYSFLIEHKLL, from the coding sequence ATGATCAAAGATTCACACAGTTCTATCAATCTCAAAAAGTACAGCATCCCAATTGATGGACTCAGAGCCATTGCAGTTCTCGCGGTAATTATTAATCACTTCAAGGATTTTCTATTACCCAGCGGTTATTTGGGTGTAGATGTATTCTTTGTTATTTCAGGATTTGTAATAACATCTTCACTTTTGAACCGAAAAAAAACAGATTTAAAAAGTTTTTTTATTGGTTTTTATAAAAGAAGGGTAAAAAGACTTGTTCCAGCGTTACTTTTTTGTTTTGTTATTGCGTCCTTATGCATCAGTTTTTTTTCTCTACAACCTAATCGATATATAAGCACAGGGCTCTTGTCTATACCAGGGCTTTCAAACTTCAATCTCTACCTCAATGCAGTTGACTATTGGGGGGAGTCTTCCAAACTAAACCCTTTCACCCATACATGGTCTTTGGCGGTAGAAGAACAGTTCTATTATTTCTACCCGCTTATTATATGGTTGCTCTTCGCCAGACGAACCGCTAAAGAAAAGGACCATTCAAAAAGCCTCTTTGCAACAATATTCATACTTAGTTTAGTATCTCTTGGCCTCTATTTATATACCATCGATACAAATCCTATGGGTGCATATTTTTTAATGCCTTTCAGGTTTTGGGAAATAGGATTAGGCTGCTTACTTTTCTTTCACTTAAAAAGAGGTAATAATGATCTGGTAAGTCGTATTATTTACAAGACACCGCTAACATTTCTTCTTTTAATCACCCTTATGATATTTTTGTTACCAAAAAATGATACTGGTTGGACAACTTTATCGATTGGTTTTGTTTCATATCTCACTATCTTAAAAATAAAGCTTTGCGAACTTGATAAACTGCGAGAATTCAAAGTTCTCGACAATCCGTTGATGGTTTATTTGGGGAAGATATCCTATTCACTTTACCTCTGGCACTGGGTGATTCTAACGATTGCTCGATGGACTATTGGAGTTAGCATAACAACTCTTCCCATTTTGATTGTACTGTTTTTTGGGCTTTCTATGATTTCCTATCATTTAATTGAAATGCCATTAAGACATACGAGTTGGCGCAGGGAAATCAAACCGAAACTAACCTTAGGTCTTTTGATGGTTCCTTTCTTGCTAATTGTATATTCTTTTAAGTTCTCTACTATTAATAGATTTTATGCGGGAAAAGTACAGGAGGTAACTGTAGACGAGCATCATAATAGCCTGGAACCTACTATTGACAATCCGAAATGTAGTAAAATACGAGTTTTTGGGAATTCTCACTCTATTCACATTCTACCGATGCTTAAGGTAATTGCGGATAAATATGGCATTGAAATCATCAAGAACAATGACCCAAACTATATCTTGATTCCTAATGGAACTATGGAAGATATGCCAAAACTAGATGCTGCGCTTGCCTCTCTCAAAAAAGATGACATTTTAATTTTGTCAAGCCGAATGCGCTACCTTTATGAAATTCCTTATCTAAATGGATCTGGGGAAAAGTATATTGACCACTCAGAAATTAAATTGGAGCAAGGGTTTGGATATGATATGTGGGTAAAAGAACTAACTGAAGTCCTAAACAAAACCAGAGAAAGAGGTATCAATGTAATTCTCTTTCTTCCGAATGTTGAGTTTGACGTTCCAGTACCTAATAATACAGAGATATGCACTCCTCAATGGTTTAGAAATATCTCTCCAGAATGCAATCCAGTCGCTAAAAAGGACTTTCTGGAAAGTCGTTTCCCAGAAAAATGGTATGCTAAAATGAAGCAATTGAGTCAGGAGAATTCTCATTTATTTTTGTTCAACCCCCTTCCCATCTACTGCCCTGAGGGTGATAATTGTCCTCGTACAATTGAAGGAGTAATTGCGTTCAGAGACACTCACCACCTTACAAAAGAAGGAGCTCTACTCATGTTGGATCATTTTTACTCTTTCTTAATTGAGCATAAACTTCTTTAA
- a CDS encoding TatD family hydrolase → MLIDTHSHLYASQFDEDREDELNRCLSNGIEKVLLPNIDSESIQSMHDLVDSNPGVCYPMMGVHPCSIQPETWKEELALAKKHLFEGARNYIAVGEIGIDLYWDKSTLEIQQQAFGEQIQWAKEKNLPVVIHARDSFEEIFEVVDQYNDERLRGVFHCFTGGIEEATRIMDFGGFLMGLGGVLTFKNGGLDKTVAHIELKHFVLETDAPYLAPTPHRGKRNQSSYLNLVALKLADIKGCSLPEVAEITSSNAKVMFGLS, encoded by the coding sequence ATGTTAATAGATACCCATTCCCATTTGTACGCCTCCCAGTTTGACGAAGATAGAGAGGATGAGTTGAACAGGTGCCTTTCTAATGGTATAGAAAAAGTATTGTTACCCAATATAGACTCTGAATCTATTCAATCGATGCATGATTTAGTTGATTCTAACCCGGGAGTCTGTTACCCAATGATGGGAGTACACCCGTGCTCAATTCAGCCAGAAACATGGAAAGAAGAACTGGCACTTGCAAAGAAACACCTCTTTGAAGGGGCAAGGAATTATATCGCTGTTGGAGAGATCGGAATTGATCTGTATTGGGATAAATCTACGCTCGAAATTCAACAACAAGCTTTTGGAGAACAGATCCAATGGGCTAAGGAGAAAAACCTTCCCGTTGTGATTCACGCACGAGACTCTTTTGAAGAAATCTTTGAAGTGGTTGATCAGTATAATGACGAAAGACTCCGGGGTGTTTTTCATTGCTTCACTGGTGGAATTGAAGAGGCAACAAGAATCATGGACTTCGGTGGATTTTTAATGGGCTTAGGTGGAGTTTTAACTTTTAAGAATGGTGGGCTAGATAAAACAGTGGCTCACATTGAACTGAAACATTTTGTTCTCGAAACAGATGCGCCTTACTTAGCTCCCACACCTCATAGAGGAAAGAGAAACCAAAGTAGCTATCTAAATCTCGTAGCTTTGAAGCTTGCTGACATTAAAGGTTGCTCTTTACCGGAAGTTGCTGAGATTACATCATCTAACGCTAAAGTAATGTTTGGACTATCATGA
- a CDS encoding Lnb N-terminal periplasmic domain-containing protein, whose translation MKKMLIILSLLLNLLSFAQLSENSKIYLITCEVGDEIYTQFGHSALRVVDPASGQDITFNWGVFEVPEDQVDFMYKFAKATLPYYMDVTSTKQFVYPYWEIEKREVRQQELNLNLEQKNKIWKMLQTNALPENKYYKYDFFFDNCATRIRDIFNEALGQDIIWAEHPEAGEHTFREMIDQGYASHPWLDFGIDLVLGYRIDQQVNNMNLMFNPFYMEEIFEESQIQTGSGLQNLVLSNEIVTPGTKRSEASGVWFTPLVLTISILVITLIFAFFRLDVLLKIWASLLLFITGLLGILLIFMWVGTDHVATKGNLNLLWANPLWLVLMVLLWVKKWQVKLASTYLYLSLGMLALVLFFLMLPQEFHVGSRVLIINWTILFYFFYRNQIMKEKKDQTSL comes from the coding sequence ATGAAAAAGATGCTGATCATACTGAGCTTATTGCTTAACCTACTTTCTTTCGCTCAATTAAGTGAGAATAGTAAGATTTACTTGATAACATGTGAGGTTGGTGACGAAATTTATACGCAGTTCGGTCATAGTGCTTTGCGGGTAGTTGATCCTGCTTCAGGGCAAGACATAACCTTTAATTGGGGGGTGTTTGAGGTGCCAGAAGATCAAGTTGATTTCATGTATAAGTTCGCAAAAGCGACATTGCCTTATTACATGGATGTTACGTCAACTAAGCAGTTCGTTTATCCGTATTGGGAAATCGAAAAAAGGGAGGTAAGACAGCAAGAACTTAACCTTAATCTGGAACAAAAGAATAAGATATGGAAGATGTTACAAACCAACGCACTTCCCGAAAATAAATACTATAAGTATGATTTTTTCTTTGATAACTGTGCAACGCGTATTCGTGATATTTTCAACGAAGCACTAGGTCAGGATATTATCTGGGCAGAACATCCAGAGGCTGGTGAACATACTTTTAGAGAAATGATTGATCAGGGGTATGCTTCTCATCCATGGCTTGATTTCGGTATTGACCTCGTATTAGGCTATAGAATAGACCAGCAAGTGAATAATATGAACTTGATGTTTAATCCTTTCTACATGGAGGAGATCTTTGAAGAGTCCCAGATTCAAACAGGTTCAGGGCTACAAAACCTCGTGTTATCCAATGAGATAGTAACTCCTGGCACAAAGAGATCTGAAGCGTCAGGTGTTTGGTTCACACCATTAGTACTAACCATTAGTATTCTTGTCATCACACTGATATTTGCTTTCTTTAGGTTGGACGTGTTATTGAAAATTTGGGCTTCATTGTTACTGTTCATCACGGGGCTGTTAGGGATCTTGCTCATTTTTATGTGGGTCGGAACTGATCACGTGGCGACTAAAGGAAATCTCAACTTGTTATGGGCGAATCCACTATGGCTCGTACTGATGGTTTTGTTATGGGTAAAGAAATGGCAGGTTAAGTTAGCATCTACCTACCTTTATCTTTCCTTAGGGATGTTGGCCTTGGTGCTATTTTTCTTAATGCTTCCACAAGAATTTCACGTAGGATCCAGAGTCCTGATCATTAACTGGACCATCTTATTTTACTTCTTCTACAGAAATCAGATCATGAAAGAGAAGAAGGATCAAACGTCACTATAA
- a CDS encoding COX15/CtaA family protein, producing the protein MLKFSVRLAWITLVSIFLVVIAGGVVRMTGSGMGCPDWPKCFDCYIPPTDVSQLPENYKQIYSEKRKEKLHRFADFLTSLGFEKKAQELLADKSLLEEQDFNAFNTWTEYINRLTGALAGLFILAQMILAFAQFKKRKLLAILTFVLLLITLFQAWFGAMVVATNIVPWVLTVHMLLALVMIIIQLHILNLVREKKFTSSNKTLFWLALAGVVIMVLQTLWGTQVRQQIDMLAKVSERSSWMDQLEGIFYVHRSTAIALILLGVSIVYVARKHNIHQKHAYLLVGIILAEALTGKLFDLLGMPAALQPTHLLLSLLLFATMYSLFLQNLKR; encoded by the coding sequence ATGCTTAAGTTTTCAGTAAGATTAGCATGGATCACATTAGTATCCATTTTTTTAGTAGTTATTGCTGGAGGAGTGGTAAGAATGACCGGTTCAGGAATGGGCTGTCCGGATTGGCCGAAATGCTTTGACTGCTACATTCCTCCTACTGACGTCTCTCAACTTCCTGAAAATTACAAACAGATCTACTCAGAAAAACGAAAGGAAAAGCTTCATCGCTTTGCAGACTTCCTGACCTCTCTGGGGTTTGAAAAAAAAGCTCAAGAGCTCTTGGCAGATAAATCCTTATTAGAAGAGCAGGATTTCAATGCCTTTAATACCTGGACAGAATACATCAATCGATTAACAGGAGCTTTAGCTGGTCTTTTCATTTTGGCACAGATGATTCTCGCCTTTGCCCAGTTTAAGAAACGAAAGCTTTTGGCTATACTGACATTTGTCTTATTGCTGATCACGCTATTTCAAGCGTGGTTTGGCGCCATGGTTGTTGCTACTAATATTGTTCCATGGGTCCTAACGGTGCACATGTTACTTGCATTGGTTATGATCATTATTCAATTACACATTCTGAACCTTGTTCGCGAAAAGAAATTTACCTCATCTAACAAAACACTATTTTGGCTGGCACTTGCAGGAGTTGTCATTATGGTTCTTCAAACACTTTGGGGCACACAAGTACGTCAGCAAATTGATATGTTAGCAAAAGTCTCCGAGCGTAGCTCTTGGATGGATCAATTAGAAGGTATCTTTTATGTTCACCGAAGCACCGCAATTGCTTTGATTTTGCTGGGAGTAAGCATTGTTTATGTCGCCAGAAAGCACAATATTCATCAAAAACATGCGTACCTTTTAGTGGGTATTATTTTGGCTGAAGCACTTACTGGCAAATTATTCGATTTGCTAGGTATGCCTGCAGCGCTACAGCCTACTCACCTGCTGTTGTCGTTACTATTGTTTGCTACGATGTACAGTTTGTTTTTGCAAAACCTGAAACGATGA